From a region of the Helianthus annuus cultivar XRQ/B chromosome 5, HanXRQr2.0-SUNRISE, whole genome shotgun sequence genome:
- the LOC110889861 gene encoding ADP-ribosylation factor codes for MGLSFTKLFSRLFAKKEMRILMVGLDAAGKTTILYKLKLGEIVTTIPTIGFNVETVEYKNISFTVWDVGGQDKIRPLWRHYFQNTQGLIFVVDSNDRDRVVEARDELHRMLNEDELRDAVLLVFANKQDLPNAMNAAEITDKLGLHSLRQRHWYIQSTCATSGEGLYEGLDWLSNNIANKA; via the exons ATGGGGCTGTCTTTTACCAAGCTATTCAGTCGCCTGTTTGCTAAGAAGGAGATGCGAATTCTGATGGTTGGTCTCGATGCAGCTGGTAAAACCACAATTTTGTACAAGCTCAAGTTGGGGGAAATTGTCACCACTATCCCTACTATTG GATTCAATGTTGAAACTGTTGAATACAAGAACATCAGCTTTACTGTGTGGGATGTTGGGGGTCAAGACAAG ATTCGACCGTTGTGGAGGCACTACTTCCAAAACACACAAGGTCTTATCTTTGTGGTTGACAGCAATGATCGTGACCGTGTAGTTGAGGCCAGGGATGAGTTACACAGGATGCTTAATGAG GATGAACTAAGAGATGCAGTGTTACTTGTTTTTGCCAACAAGCAAGATCTTCCAAATGCAATGAATGCTGCTGagatcactgacaaacttggtctGCATTCTCTCCGACAGCGACACTG GTATATCCAGAGCACATGTGCCACCTCTGGGGAAGGTCTTTATGAGGGATTGGACTGGCTTTCCAACAACATTGCTAACAAG GCTTAA